TGTTCAGGAGGAGCTCCACCTCCCCGGGCGAGAGTCCCTCCTCGCGCCCCAGGATGCTGACGATCGCCGGGTCGATGTCGCCGGAGCGCGTCCCCATCACCAGACCCTCCAGGGGGGTGAACCCCATCGAGGTGTCGACCGACTCCCCGTTCCGGATGGCGGCGGCGGAACAGCCGTTTCCCAGATGGAAGGCGACGATCGTCGCTTTCCCGGGCGGTGTTCCCGTCAACTCGCAGTAGCGGGACAGCAGGTACTGGTAGGAGATGCCGTGGAAGCCGTATCTCCGGATCCCCCGGCGGATCGAAAGTTCGTAGGGGATCGCGTACAGGGAGGCGCGGTCCGGGAGAGTGATGTGGAAGGAGGTGTCGAACACCGCGACCATCGGGACCGTCCGTCCGGCCGCCGCGCGGGCGGCCCGTATCCCGGCGATGCTCGGCGGGTTGTGGAGCGGGGCCATCTCCTCGAGGGAGCGAAGCGCTTCCGTGACCGCCTCGTCGATCAGGGTCGTGCCGGGGAACATCCTCCCGCCGTGGACGACCCGGTGCCCGATCGCGTCGATCCGTTTCCCTCCTTCGGGGAAGAGGCCGGCAGCCGCCGAATCGACCCACGCGAGAACCCGGTGGATCGCCTCCTCGTGGGTTGCGACGCGTTCGCTCCGCCGGACGGGGGGCTCGCCCTCCGGGCGGAAAGAGAGCAGGGAATCTCCGCCGATCCGCTCGACGATCCCCCGGGCCAGGCGCCGTTCGCGCGGCAC
The genomic region above belongs to Candidatus Deferrimicrobiaceae bacterium and contains:
- a CDS encoding acetate kinase codes for the protein MKGGGNVNVLVFNCGSSSVKFLIAEMEAEAGGVPRERRLARGIVERIGGDSLLSFRPEGEPPVRRSERVATHEEAIHRVLAWVDSAAAGLFPEGGKRIDAIGHRVVHGGRMFPGTTLIDEAVTEALRSLEEMAPLHNPPSIAGIRAARAAAGRTVPMVAVFDTSFHITLPDRASLYAIPYELSIRRGIRRYGFHGISYQYLLSRYCELTGTPPGKATIVAFHLGNGCSAAAIRNGESVDTSMGFTPLEGLVMGTRSGDIDPAIVSILGREEGLSPGEVELLLNTRSGLLGLSGRSRDMRDLLGREGDDPRAHLAVEIFCYRARKYLGGYLAALGGADGIVFSGGIGENASEIRARILTGMEWVGIRIDPSRNRETTGKEGEIGAPDSRLRVFVIPADEELVIARETVACLATSRKRPGTP